CGAGATCCCCGCCGAGTTGGTGCGCACCGTGCTGCGCGACGACGAGCCGGACTGGGTCAACACCATCTTCCTGTCGACGCGGTTCAAGGCGTGGCGGGTCGGCGGGTACAACGAGTACCTGTACACGTTCTTCAAATGCCTCACCGACGAGCGGATCGCCTACGCCGACGGCTGGTTCGCCGAGGCGCACGACGATTCGTCGTCGATCACGTTGGACGGCTGGGAGATTCAGCGGCGCTGCCCGCACCTCAAGGCCGACCTGTCGAAATTCGGTGTGGTCGAGGGCAACACGCTGACCTGCAACCTGCACGGCTGGCAGTGGAACCTGGACAACGGCAGATGCCTGACCACCAAGGGACACCAGCTCAGGTGCCAGAAGCTGTGACCGCGCCGCGGCAGTACTACGACGATGGCCTGGTCCAGCTCGACCGCGAGGCGATCACGTTGCGCCGCTACCACTTTCCGTCGGGTACCTCGAAGGTGATCCCGCTGCGCGACGTGCGCGGCTACACCGCGACCGGGCTCGACCTGCTGCACCGGTTCCGGCTGTGGGGCAGTTCGGATCTGCGTCGCTGGATGCCGCTGGACGTCGGCCGCCCGCTGCGGTCGACACTGGTGACGCTCGACGTCGCCGGCGCACGCTGGCGCCCGGCGTTCACCCCGGCCGATCCCGAACAGTTCACGGCCAAGCTCGACGAACTGCTGAACTCTTAGGCGGTTCGCACGATCTGCCGCAGTTCCGAGGCCTCGCTGGAGGCGCTGTCGTAGACGCGCACGATGGCCTCGTCACCCGGCTTGAGGTAGGTCGACTCGCCCAGCGGCGTGTACCGCGTCGCACCGATCCCGATCAGCACGTTCTCCGGGTGCCCGCTGGCCACCATCAGCGCGCCGACGTCCTCCAGAGGCGTATCGGCCGAACCCTTCTGGTTGGCCAGCCGTTCGACGATCCAGTCGAGCAGCACCTCGCCGTAGTACGAGTAGCCCACCAGGGGTGAATCGACGCCGTATGCGTGCTGCTGGCCACCGTCCTCCCGCAGGTAGCACACCAGCCGCATGGTCGCGGTCGGGCCGTCCGGGGTGAGATCGGTGATGTCGAAGAACTTCGACGCCACACCTTTCGACGCCGGTCCCCAGTTCTTCTTGTAACTGATCTTGGGTGCACCCGGCCGCCGGATCGAGCAGTCGTTGAACGCGCCGAGCGCAAACGGGTCGAGCCGCACGACCGTGTCGCCGTTCCACACCACGTGGCAGGCCACGCCGACCTCGGGTTCGATCTGCAGGTTGAGCGGTCCCTGGAAGCCCCCGTTTTCCGCCTCGGCGGTCACGTCGGGCAGTTTGATGCTGTCGGTGGACAGCGGGAACTCGCCGAGGAAGTCGTCGCGGCCGGGCGCGTACCACGGGAAGATCCCCTTGGGCGCGTAGCCCTCGGTCACCACCTTGGTGAAATCGCCTGCTTCCCCGGCCTGTTCGAGATGGCCGGCGAAATTGCCTGCGACGCCGAATCCGAACCAGTTCCGTACTTCGGTGAGGTCGATATCGATCATGGTTCGAGCACTTCCGTTCCGACGAAGGGGACCAGTGCAGCGGGGACGCGCACGCTGCCGTCAGGTTGCTGGTGGTTTTCCAGGATCGCCACGAGCCACCGTGTGGTGCCGAGCGTTCCGTTCAGGGTCGCGGCGATCTGCGGCTTGCCGTTCTCGTCGCGGTACCGCGTCGAGAGCCTGCGCGCCTGGAACGTCGTACAGTTCGACGTCGACGTGAGCTCCCGGTAAGTCTGTTGCGTAGGCACCCAGGCCTCGCAGTCGTACTTGCGCGCGGCCGAGGACCCGAGATCGCCTGCGGCGACGTCGATCACGCGGTACGGCACCTCGATGGCGGCCAGCATCTCGCGCTGCCAGCCCAGCAGCCGCCGATGTTCGGCCTCGGCGTCTTCGGGCTTGCAGTAGATGAAGCCCTCGACCTTGTCGAACTGGTGCACGCGGATGATGCCGCGGGTGTCCTTGCCGTAGCTGCCCGCCTCGCGCCGGAAGCACGACGACCAGCCTGCGTAGCGGCGCGGTCCGGTGGACAGG
This region of Mycolicibacterium goodii genomic DNA includes:
- a CDS encoding DUF5718 family protein, whose product is MIDIDLTEVRNWFGFGVAGNFAGHLEQAGEAGDFTKVVTEGYAPKGIFPWYAPGRDDFLGEFPLSTDSIKLPDVTAEAENGGFQGPLNLQIEPEVGVACHVVWNGDTVVRLDPFALGAFNDCSIRRPGAPKISYKKNWGPASKGVASKFFDITDLTPDGPTATMRLVCYLREDGGQQHAYGVDSPLVGYSYYGEVLLDWIVERLANQKGSADTPLEDVGALMVASGHPENVLIGIGATRYTPLGESTYLKPGDEAIVRVYDSASSEASELRQIVRTA